One region of Suncus etruscus isolate mSunEtr1 chromosome 5, mSunEtr1.pri.cur, whole genome shotgun sequence genomic DNA includes:
- the LOC126009146 gene encoding 60S ribosomal protein L18a-like has product MKASGTLREYKVVGRCLPTPKCHMRIFAPNHVVAKSRFWYFVSQLKKMKKSSGEIVYCGQVFEKSPLRVKNFGIWLRYDSRSGSHNMYREYRDLTTAGAVTQCYRDMGARHRARAHSIQIMKVEEIPAGKCRRPAVKQFHDSKIKFPLPHRVLRRQHKPRFTTKRPNTFF; this is encoded by the coding sequence ATGAAGGCTTCGGGCACGCTGCGAGAGTACAAGGTGGTGGGGCGCTGCCTGCCCACCCCCAAGTGCCACATGCGCATCTTCGCCCCCAACCATGTGGTGGCCAAGTCCCGCTTCTGGTACTTCGTGTCGCAgttgaagaagatgaagaaatctTCCGGCGAGATCGTCTACTGTGGGCAGGTGTTCGAGAAGTCTCCCCTGCGAGTGAAGAACTTTGGGATCTGGCTGCGTTATGACTCCCGCAGCGGCAGCCACAACATGTACCGAGAATACCGGGATCTCACCACGGCCGGCGCCGTCACCCAGTGCTACCGAGACATGGGTGCCCGGCATCGTGCCAGGGCTCACTCCATCCAGATCATGAAGGTGGAGGAGATCCCTGCTGGCAAGTGCCGCCGGCCAGCGGTCAAGCAGTTCCACGACTCCAAGATCAAGTTCCCACTGCCCCACCGGGTCCTGCGGCGCCAGCACAAACCACGCTTCACCACCAAGAGGCCCAACACCTTTTTCTGA